The following proteins come from a genomic window of Deinococcus sedimenti:
- a CDS encoding response regulator produces MTPDATWMPDRLCVLLVDDNPADCELVHEAAARQDRAVTVKVLHDGRSALDWLLAQADLHLLPDVLLLDIRMPGMTGFEMLQAVRSHPSLHRLPAVMLTTSSDSDDVRRAYDLISSGYLVKEHGFEEFTAQIRRFIAYWSDVHYPHTRAYVRPA; encoded by the coding sequence GTGACCCCGGACGCCACCTGGATGCCCGACCGCCTGTGCGTCCTGCTGGTGGACGACAACCCTGCCGACTGCGAACTCGTGCACGAGGCTGCCGCCCGGCAGGACCGGGCCGTGACCGTCAAAGTCCTCCACGACGGCCGCAGCGCCCTGGACTGGCTGCTGGCGCAGGCGGACCTGCACCTGCTGCCGGACGTGCTGCTGCTCGATATCCGCATGCCCGGCATGACCGGGTTCGAGATGCTGCAGGCCGTGCGCTCGCACCCCAGCCTGCACCGCCTGCCGGCCGTGATGCTCACCACTTCCAGCGACTCTGACGACGTCCGGCGGGCGTACGACCTGATCAGCTCCGGTTACCTCGTCAAAGAGCACGGTTTCGAGGAGTTCACCGCGCAGATCCGGCGCTTCATCGCCTACTGGTCCGACGTGCACTACCCCCACACGCGCGCCTACGTCCGCCCGGCCTGA